The Chryseobacterium oranimense genome contains the following window.
ATATTATTAGTGTTAATTTCAATGATAAATGTCTTTTCGATAGAAATAATCATTAATTGAGTGGTAAATTTTATGTTGAAACTAATTATATTTACGTAACCAAAAAACAAATAATCATGAATACTCAAAAGAATGAAAAGTCTTTCTTTTTATTCTCCCTAACCGGTATTTTCTATAATCCGGAATAATTATCACATTATATAAATAGCAATGAAAAACAAAATTATTACCTGCTTATTTATTCAAATAGGCACCTTCACATTGGCTCAGGTAGGGGTCAATACTCCGGCTCCTCAAGCAACCTTTGACATCGCAGCCAAAAACACAGCAGGAACTTCTACAGGAGTAGACGGGCTTCTGATTCCGAGAGTGGACAGGCAGAGAGCACAATCCATGACCGGAGTAGCTGCTTCTACTTTAGTGTATGTAAATAATGTGGCGACAGGGACGGCCACGGGAACAGCCATTAATATTGATGCAGTAGGGTATTACTATTTTGACAGTAATGTCTGGAATAAAATGGATTTTACAGGACAAAATATTTATAATACGAATGGTACTCTCAGCAGTAATCGTACAGTGAGCCAGACTGACAAAAATTTAGCATTCACAATTGCTGCTTCTGCAGGAACCAGCCATTTTACCGTGGATGACACGACTTTGAATGTAGATGCTGTGAATAATAGAGTCGGTATTGGGACGAACGTACCTAACAGCGATTTACAAATTGTAGGCAATGAAGTAAGAGTAGGAGGGCCATCCTCTCAGACAGGAACGGTTGCCAATCCTGTTTTAAGAATTCATTCAAATGCAAATACAGACGGTTCCGGAGGTTCCTTATTGTTTAGTGAGAATGCACAAAGTTTTGGATATTATATAAAGCAAAATACGGAAGGAGGAAATACATATGGTAATGATGGTCTGGCGATAGGATCAGCACAGGCAGGGAAATATCCATACAATCCTGCAAGGCCTGGGGTTTTTGTCTCGGACGTTCAAAATATAGGTTTTGGTACAGCTACCCCACAAGCGATGTTTCATATTGACGGGGCAAGGGATAATAATATCAATTCAGCTCCAACGTCTGCTCAGCAGGCAAATGATCTGGTGGTGAATACTTCCGGAAATGTTGGAATAGGAACTATAGCGCCTACGGAATCTTTAGATACAACGGGGAGAATAAGAGTCAGAACGACAGATGTTGCAAATGGTGCAACAGTTATTTCTCCTTTGTATGTTGATCCCAATGGAGTGGTTGTGAAAAATTCTCCATCGGCTAGATTCGGAACTCTTACCTATTTTGATTCTGGAAGTGTTGGTGCAGGTGTAACCGGACAGATTACAAATACTTTGGTAAACGGAGTCCTCTATAAAGCTATTGTATATGTGCAGGATGGTTGTGCAAATATTGGTGTTGCGGAATATTATGTATATAATCAGTCTTTAAATCTTTTTTATTCCATCAATGGGTTAGGCGGTATGTTGACAGGAGGAACGACGTCTAAATCTCCCAATTTTAATCAAGCCTCACGAAGTACAATTGTAACGACCTGGACGGGAAAAGGAAATTGTGCTGGAGGGGGAACAGGCATCGCTTTTAATTACACATTAACAGTTTCCGCGCCTGGTATATTAGAAGTTACAAATAATGGGGATACAAGTTTGAATTACAGATTGGTATTAACGGCAATCAACTAGACATTCAGTGCATAATTATGTGTTTTGCTTAAATAGCCCTGTTTTTTATCATGAATATTTTTGATTCCAACTTCAAATAGACATCATGCTGATTTTAATGTACTGTAATTTAACTCGTTGCGTATTGATGTGTATTTGAAGTGATAGTCTTTGTTTCGAATAATAATACATTTGTCAGGAAGTAATTCTTTTTTCACTTTTTTCATCCTTAAAAAGTGTTTGTGTTTTAATGGCAGGGGGAAATTTTATTCCCCTGCTTTTCTAATGAAACCTGCTGAATCTTGAGATATTATTGTAAGTAAATACCCGGTGCCAGGGTTGTCTTTTACCTGTGAATTCTAAGTTCGGAGTCTTATTCAGGCAGGAGGCAGTTGATTGAAGGAAATAATTTCTAAATATTCTACAAATTAATAGGTAAGTACAACCGGATTAACCTCAATAATAGATAAGCTTAGACATGGCACATCATTATTACAGAATGATAAGTTTGACATCTTGGATATGTTCAGACTCAATCAGATCAAATGGTAAAAAGATTATCAAATAAAAAATAAGCTTAACAGTACAGAATTAGCTGCTCATTTCAAAGTGAGCAGAAATTCTGTTACAAGTTGGACGAAAATATTTGGCTTATGCCAGAATCCTTAAATAATAGATAAAAAACACATATCCGAAAAAAAATAAATTATTTATGATATAATGAGAATATCGTTATATTTAATATACAAAAAACTATGAAATATTTTTATAAATATGCTTTCCCTCAACATGTTTCCCACTTTTAAATTTAAGATAATACTCTTATTTTTTCTCTTTCTTTTCTTATTTTTTGATGCTCAGGATTATTCTTTTCTGCCGGAACCTATGAAAACAACATCCGAATATAAAAGGAAGGGTGATTTTGAAGGAGCCTTGAAATTTAATACCCATGCACTTACAGAATCCGAAAATAATGGAGATATAAAAGAAATTATTTTGGTGTATACCAATATAGGAAGTATTCTCTGCAGTTTTAGCAAGCATAAAGAAAGCCTGGAGTATCTGGACAAGGCAAAAAAAGAATTAAGCAGCATCAGTTCTCCTTTTCTTACTGCAAATCTATATAATGAATACGGTAGAAACTATACCCGGTTAGGGTTATTTGGGCAGTCCAATACTGCTTTTAACAAGGCGGAACAATACATCAGGAAGATATCAAATGAAAAGCAAAGAAAATTTCTTCTGTTTTATAATTATTCCTGGAAACGTACAAACTTTATAAGAGCTAAAGACGTTGATTCTTTACATCATGTTGAGAAGAAAATGCTGGCTATAATGCCCGGTACGCTGACCTATACAAGAATAGCAGATGGTTTTATTGATAAAAAGATTCATTTGGATTCTGCAGGCTATTATATGGATAAGGCGATTCTCAATTTCAACACGGCAAGTATTTCTGAAAAAGCGGTAGCACTTTTTAGTTATGGAGATCTTTACAATGCCAAAGGAGATAAAAGAAAAGCTTTAGAATATTATTTGAAGACTGTTGATATTTTTGAGCAGACGAAAAATAAACCTGCCTTACTTACGGTATATGATACAATTTCCAGTGTTTACAAATCATTTCATGAGATTGAAAAATCAAATGAATACCTGAGAAAATACACTGTTTTAAATGATAGTCTGAATAAAAATGAGAAAGAAGCAGTCAATCTGGCCGTTAATAAACTGATTGAACTGAATCATGAAGAAAAAGATCAGGAGAGGAAAATATTCTATCTGATCGTTTTCTTAATTGTTACGGTCTTTATAGGGCTGACATATTTTATTCGGAAAATCTACCTTAAAAATGAGTTGAAAAAAGATAAACTGCTTGAGAAAAAAACAATTGAAGCTGAGACCCTTAAATTAAAGGTAAATGACTCATTTGATGAAATTATACAGCTTATGGAAAGCCGGAGCCCTCTATTTCTGAAACGTTTTAAAGAAGTATATCCCGAGTTTTATGAAAAATTGCTGAAACATACTTCTGAGCTTACAGAGCATGATATTAAGTTCAGTGCTTATCTTAGATTAAACCTGACCAATAAAGAAATCTGCCAATATGAAAACATTAGTTTGAGAGGTGTGGAGACCAAGAGGTACAGGCTTAAGAAAAAATTGAAACTGTCGCAAGATGTAGAGCTTCAGAAATGGATATTGGACCTGTAGCAGAAATATATTTTAGAAACACCAGAACTAAAGAATCTGGCGTTGGGTAAGTCTTTACTGCACCGGACTTTGTATAAATAAGATTCTCCCGCATTCCCCGATTGTGGCTAAAAACCTGAACAGAATAAATATTGTAATTTCATTTCAGCTTCGTTTTAATTTTATTCTACCTCTTTATAAAGAGAGCCTATAAGACAAATAATGGTTTAGGGTAGTAAACATAGTGTTTTACACATAAGGCGTGTAGTCATTTTAAAGGCTTCCGGACTTTGAATTTTCATGTTCACACTATTACATCATATTAGTATTTAAGTTGATCGTTTCGTAATTATTTGTGGTTAGAGTATAAAAAATGGTAATTATAAACCATGATTTACTTCGTTTTTAATAATGAAAAGTGTTCTTTTTACATTTTTTTTACAACCAAAATGAAAAAAAAATCCATTCTTCTTATCATAATATTTATTCAAAAAAAAATCATCAATTTTTGGATGTCAGGATATCGCAATTAATTGTGAATTCATGTTTTATGAAATTGCTAAGTGTAAAATGAATGATAACCTTATCATATTTTTTATACAATTGATATCATAAAAAATCGATATGTAATGCATTGATAAGCAGTAGATAATGAGAGATTTATTTTTTTTATTCGGATGAATTTTTATATTTGTAATGTTACCAAAATGTTAACGAACTAATGAATCAGAACTTTATCCATACCTATGTCTCTGTAGATTGTGTTGTCTTTGGATTTGACCATGAAAACAGGTTGAATATATTACTTGTACAACGCCACGTTGATGATGTACCATTGGAAAAACAAATCAAACTTCCAGGCAGCTTGATTTTCAGTGACGAAGATGTAGATGATGCTGCACAAAGAGTACTTCATGAACTTACAGGGATTAAAAAAATGGTTCTCAAACAGTTCAAATGCTTTGCAGACCCTATGAGAGCAAGCAATGTACATGATATCAAATGGATGGATCAGGAATATAAGCATCATATAGACAGGATCATTACAGTGGCCTACCTTTCCCTTTGTAAAATAGATCATAAGATCAACAGCACAAAATATGATACCGTAGACTGGTACCCTGTTGATGAGGTTCCGGTACTGCCTTTTGATCATAACAAAATTATCAATGAATCATTGATGGAGATCAGAAAATGGATTGAGTCCGATTTTTCCATTATTTTTGAGCTGCTGCCGAAAAGATTCACCATAAGACAGCTCTATCAGCTTTACAGCGCTTTAAATGAAAAGAATATTGATATAAAGAATTTTCATAAAAAAATATCTTCATTCCCCTATATTGTTCCCTTGGATGAAATTCAAAAAGATGTATCACACCGTGCGGCAAGATATTACAGATTTGACGCTAAGATTTACAAGAAAAACAATACAAAACTTATAAAATAACCCCTTCATAAAATTATGTACTTACTAGGCTATGACATTGGCAGTTCTTCTGTGAAAGTTTGTCTCATCGAGGCATCCAGTGGAAAAGTGATTGCTTCTGAATTTTCTCCCAAAAAAGAAATGAAAATCACTGCTATCAATCCCGGATGGGCTGAGCAAAATCCGGTCGACTGGTGGACCAATCTGAAATTGGCACATGAAGCTGTTATGCATGAATCCGGAGTACATGCTGAAGATATTAAAGGAATCGGAATTACCTGGCAGATGCATGGTTTGATTCTGGTAGATAAGGAACAGAATCTGTTAAGACCGTCCATTATCTGGTGCGACAGCCGTGCTGTGCCTTATGGTGAAAAAGCTTTCAAAACCATAGGAGAAGAAAAATGTCTTTCTCATCTGTTGAATTCACCGGGAAATTTTACAGCGTCAAAGCTGGCATGGGTAAAAGAAAACGAACCTGAAATTTTTGAAAAAATAGACAAAATCATGCTTCCCGGAGACTATATTGCCATGAGACTTTCGGGGCAGATAGGAATGACCATTGAAGGATTGTCAGAAGGGATCTTCTGGGATTTTAAAAACAACTGTATTTCAGAAGATATCATTAACTACTATGGAATTCCGAGAAGCTTTTTCCCTGAAATTGTGCCTACATTTGGTATTCAGGCAACAGTTTCCAGAACTGCAGCTGAAGAATTAGGCTTAAAAGAAGGTACACCTATTTCATACAGGGCAGGAGACCAGCCCAACAATGCGCTTTCTCTTAATGTCTTTAATCCTGGCGAAATTGCCTCTACAGCAGGAACTTCGGGAGTGGTCTATGGAGTTCTGGACCAGTTAGAGTATGATAAATTATCAAGGGTTAATACATTTGCCCATGTCAATTACACACCGGAACAGATCAGGCTGGGAGTTTTATTGTGCATCAACGGAACCGGTATTTTGAATTCCTGGCTAAAGCATAATTTCGCCACCTCACTTTCTTCTTACGGAGATATGAATGATATGGCCTCACTTTCACCTATCGGGTCAAAAGGATTAAGTATTATTCCTTTCGGAAACGGAGCGGAAAGAGTTTTGGAAAATAAAGATACAAGCTGTTCTATTCACGGAATTAACTTCAATATCCATTCAAAAGGTGATATTCTTCGCGCAGCCCAGGAAGGTATTGTATTCTCTTACGAATACGGAATGGATATCATGAGAAATATCGGGATGGATATCCAGGTGGTCCGTGCAGGAAATGCCAATATGTTTTTAAGTTCAATTTTTCGCCAGTCGCTATCCAGTGTCAGCAATGCGGTTATTGAACTTTATGATACCGATGGAGCGGTAGGAGCAGCAAGAGCTGCCGGAATGGGAATAGGATTTTATTCAGATTCCCGAGAAGCATTTTCTTCACTTGAAAAAATAGCGGTGATAGAGCCAGAACACGAAAAACAAGAACAATATTTAGAAGCTTATGCCAGATGGAAACATCATCTTAACGAAATAATCTAGGACAATTACAACAGTATTTTTCATCCTCTTACTGACTTTTTAGAATCAGTGAGAAGGGAATCTCTACGCAAAAAATAAAAAAACAAATTAAAAATAATCAAATAAATATGAACACTTTAACAGGTACAAAAGAGTTTTTTACAGGTATCGAAAAAATTAAGTTTGAAGGAAAGGAAAGCAAAAATCCACTGGCATTCCGCTATTATGATGCGGAAAAGATGGTGATGGGAAAACCTATGAAAGACTGGACCAGATTTGCAATGGCATGGTGGCATACCTTATGTGCAAACGGAAGCGATCCGTTCGGAGGACCTACCATCCACCACCCATGGGATATCGGAAATGATCCGGTAACCAGAGCAATGCACAAAATGGACGCGGGTTTTGAATTCATGTCCAAAATGGGCTTCAATTATTATTGTTTCCATGATATCGATCTGGTAGACCCTGCCAATAACTGGAAAGACTATGAGAAAAACCTTCAGACTATTGTAGAATACGCAAAACAAAAGCAGCAGGAAACAGGAATTAAGCTTTTATGGGGAACAGCGAATGTTTTCACCCATGAAAGATACATGAACGGTGCTTCTACCAACCCGAATTTTGATGTTGTAGCATGCGCAGCAACACAGGTGAAAAACTCTATAGATGCTACGATAGCACTTGGCGGTGAAAACTACGTATTCTGGGGTGGGAGAGAAGGATATATGAGCCTTTTAAACACTGATATGAAGCGTGAAAAAGATCACCTGGCCCGTTTCCTTTCCATGTCAAGAGACTATGCACGTCAGCAAGGCTTTAAAGGAACTTTCCTGATCGAACCAAAACCGATGGAGCCTACCAAGCATCAGTATGATTACGATTCTGAAACCGTAATAGGATTCCTGAGACACTATGGATTAGATAAAGATTTTAAATTGAATATCGAGGTAAATCACGCTACATTGGCTGGCCATACATTCGAACATGAACTTCAGGCGGCTGTTGATGCAGGTCTTTTAGGAAGCATTGATGCCAACAGAGGAGATTATCAGAACGGCTGGGATACCGATCAGTTCCCGATCGATTATTATGACATGGTTCAGGCTTGGTTGGTGCTTCTTCCGGCAGGAGGATTAGGAAATGGCGGAGTCAATTTCGATGCGAAGATCAGAAGAAATTCTATTGATGCTGAAGATTTATTTATTTCCCACATTTCAGGAATGGATGTATTCGCCAAAGGCCTTCTTGCTGCGGCGGATATTCTTGAGAATTCGGATTACAAAAAACTGAGAACAGACCGATACGCTTCTTTTGATAATGGAAACGGAAAAGCATTCGAGGAGGGTACCCTTACACTGGAAGATCTTCAGAGAATAGCCCACGAAATCGGCGAACCACAGCCAAAAAGCGGAAAACAGGAATTGTTTGAAGCTATCGTGAATATGTACATATAATAAAAAGATAAAAGGCTTATAAACACTAAGGATTTTTATACTCTATAATTATTAAACAGCCTTTTATTCAATAACTAAACTAAAATAATAATTATGAACCGATTTTATTTCAATAAAAGCAATAGGGCAGCATTATTTTTTGCAATGACTTTATTGCCTTCCGGCATAGCATATTCACAGGTTAAAAAAGATACGGTAGCTAAAGAAAATAAAATAGAAGAAGTTGTCGTAATCGGATATGGTACACAGAAAAAAGAAGCTGTTACCGGATCTGTTGCTTCCTTAAGTGGTAGCGCTATAAAAGAAGTACCTTCCGCCAACATTACAGAAGCAATTCAGGGCCGTCTTCCCGGAGTCGATATTGGAAGGACTTCAACAAAACCGGGAGCTGTGCAGCAGATTCGTATCAGAGGTGAACGTTCTTTAACGGGATCCAATGATCCTTTGATTGTATTGGACGGTATTCCGTTCGTTGGATCTTTGGGGGATATAAGTCCGTCAGACATTAAGACTTTGGATGTTCTTAAAGATGCTTCCGCTACTGCTATTTATGGTTCCCGTGGTGCCAATGGAGTTATTATCATCACTACCAACAGAGGAGGAAAAGGGCAAAGAGCGAGATTTTCGTATAATGCCTATACCGGATTTCAGACTTTGTTTTCTAAATACCCGATAATGGATGGTCCTAAGCTTGCAAAACTAAGAGCTGACGCTAATCTCTTTACAAACGGTCCGGATGAGAATAACGGAACAAATACAGATTGGCAGGATCAATATTATGGGGTTGGATTGATGATGAATCATGATGTTGCAGTTACAGGGGGAACGGAAAAAGGAGGGTATAATTTCGGGGTTGCCTATTTTCAGCAAAATGGAGTGGTGCCTTTGCAAAAATATAAAAGGCTTTCCATAAGAGGAGCTCTGGACCAGGAAATTAATTCATGGTTAAAGGTTGGGTTTTCAACGAATTCCAATTTTTCGGTGAATGATTTTAATGGAGTAAGCGGGGCACCTGTCTTGGGGTATTCACCATTGGTAAGTCCCTATCTTGCAGACGGATCACCAAGGTTAAGAACAACATTCGCAAACGTTGACCAGACAGCTCTGCAAACAAGATCAATTTTAGAAGGTTTAGGTGATGCTTATGCAGACCGTACCAATGCTTTCAGTTCTTATAATAATTTGTATGGAGAAATTAAAATTCCAGGGGTTGAAGGTCTTAAATACAGATTAAACGTTGGTTTAACCTACAGAAACTCAAACAGTGGCTATTATCTCGGAACAGGTGCATTAAACTATCAACCGGCAACTTTATCTTCAGCAAGCATAGGCAACTCTCTGACCACACAATGGGTTTTAGAAAATCTGGTAACCTACGACAGAAGTTTTGGTAAGCATAAAATTAATGCAACAGCTTTATATTCAGCTGAGCAGACAAGGTTTAACAGCTCGTCGATTGCTGCCCGTGATGTGCCTATTGATGCTTTTCAGTATTTCAATTTAGGTCATGCACAAGGTGAAATAACCATAGATCCTAACAACCAGGGATACTGGAGAAGAGGGCTGATGTCTTTCATGGGAAGAGCAATGTACCAATATGATAACCGTTATATGCTGACGGCAACAGTAAGATCAGACGGTGCTTCGGTATTGGCAAAAGGGCATCAGTGGCATACTTATCCGGCAATTTCGGTAGGGTGGAATGTAGCGAATGAAAGTTTTCTCCGAAATTCGAAATACATCAATATGCTAAAGTTACGGGCTGGCTATGGTCAGACATCCAATCAGGCTGTGGCTCCATACACCACTTTTGGTAGCTTAAGTACTACTCCTTATAATTTTGGAAGTACAAATGTTATAGGGAGTTATGTAAATACAGCTCCAAATGCGTCTTTAGGATGGGAGTTTTCGAAAACCTGGAATTATGGTGTAGATTTCTCGATTTTTAATAAAAGAATAACAGGTACTGTAGAATATTATGTGACCAATACCGAAAAATTATTGCTGAGTAAAGGATTACCTCAATCCAGTGGATTAGGTTCAGTTACCGAGAATGTGGGTGCATCTCAGAATAAAGGTTTAGAGATATCGCTTAATGCAGTGGTGATTGATAATCCTGATGGTTTCAGCTGGGAAGTGGGAGGTAACTTATCTGCAAACAGGAATAAAATTACAGCGCTTGCTTCCGGAATGGATAGAAACGTGAACAATTTATGGTTTGTAGGTTATAATATCAATGCCCTGTACGATTATCAATACGTTGGTCTTTGGCAGCAGGGAGATCCTTATTTGAATATTCTGGAGCCACAGGTTGGGGCAGCACCGGGAATGATCAAAGTATTATATACCGGAGAATACAATGCTGATGGTACACCAAAGAGAGCAATCAATGAAGCCGACAGACAGATCATCAACACCAATCCCGATTTCATCGGTGGTTTCAATACAAGACTTGCGTATAAAAATATAGATTTAAGCATTGTAGGCGCTTTCCAGAAAGGAGGGGTACTGATCAGTTCTATTTATGGTTCAGCCGGTTACCTTAACAGGTTAACAGGTAGAGGAAATAACGTGGATGTAGATTACTGGACCGAGGAAAATCCTGATGTAAGATACCCGAAACCAGGTGGATTGCTAAGTGGTGACAACCCTAAATATGCCTCAACTCTTGCTCTGTTTGATGCATCTTTTGTGAAAATCAGAACAATTACCTTAGGATATAATTTTAATAAAAATGCTCTGGAGAGCTTAGGCGTTAGTAATCTTCGACTGTATGTTACTGTACAGAATCCGTTTGTATTCGGTTCTCCTTATTACAGACATTCAGGTATGGATCCGGAGCCCAATTCAAGAGGTAATGAAAATCAGGCTGTAAACTCATATAAGGCAAATCAGCTTATTATAGGTACAAACAACCCGTCTACGAGAAATTATATGATGGGGCTAAATCTAACCTTTTAAAAATCAGAAATCATGATCAATCTAAATAAAAAATTCATTGCTGCTTTATTTCTAGCTTCAGTAGCATTTACAACTACAGGTTGTAATGAGATATTGGATGAACAGCCAAGAGGAATTTATACTCCGGAAGACTTTACAACGGAAAGAGGGATATCACAGGGTGTTACGTCTTTATACAGACAGCTAAGATTGCTTTACGGAAACGGTTATTGGTTAAATGCCAATATGACGGGAACAGATGAAGCCACCTGGGGGCAGAGCGCAGACGGTAATTTTAAGGATCTTGATATGACAGGTGGTGCAGGCAGCATCAATTCCAACACCTTTCCTACAAGTATGGTATGGGGATCTGTATTTCCATCGATTAATACTGCAAATGGAATTATTCAGAACGGATCCGGGGCGGGTATAGCAGAATCACTGATTTCGGAAGCAAGATTTTTCCGTTCTTTCTATTATTTTCTGTTAGTGCAGACCTATGGAGGGGTACCTCTTGATCTGGGGTCCGGAGAACTTGCTTTTAATATCAATCCAAAAACGACTTCAGTTAGAAATACGGTTACGGAAGTATACACTAAGGCAATCTTCCCGGATTTAATTAAAGCTGTGGAAAATCTTCCTGCTAGCCCGCGGGTGAAAGGCGGAGTGACCAAAAATGTAGCCCGTTTATATTTGGCAAAAGCCTACTTAACTTATGGATGGTGGCTGCAAAACCCTAAAAGCATACCGACATATCCTGACACTCCTCGTACAGATCCTGATGGGCACAATGCACAATGGTATTTTCAGCAGGCTTATGATGTTGCTTTAGCCGCCATTAATAATCCCGGACCTTACGCATTGCAACCCACTTATTATGACGTTAATTTAGGATCAAATGACCGTAATAGTGAATGTATGCTGTACGCAGACCATACAGAAACCAGTGCTTATTTCAATGAAGGGGTAATTCAGGCAAGCTATGGGGATGGATGGTCACCGAATAATTTCGCATCCTGGATGATGACATGGAACTATACCAATCTTAAAAGCAGTACCTCTCCAACAACATGGACTCCGGCAAGTTCTGTACAGCGTGCAGCTTTCCAGCCGCTGGGAAGACCTTGGGTGAGAATGGCTCCTACCATAGAAGTCATTAAAAATACATTCTCAGATAAAACCAATGATTCAAGATATGACGGAACATTTACAACAGTATACCGCGGTAACTGGGATAAAGAAGGAACCGGGCTTACCAATGTAGGAACGCTTTATAATGCCAATAATCTTCCAATACAGCCTAATGCTCCGGTTTTAACCTTTTTAAATGACGATTCTGAGACACCAACGTATCCAACCAATGCAGGCCAAAGCGGAATCGGTGCCGGTACACTTCCGGGAAGAGCTGATTGGGTGGTTGCACCTAACGGAATCAGCAGAATTGTGTATCCGGGGATCTGGAAAATTGGTCCTTACAGAACAGACAACGGAAATGGGTTAGGCTATCCAAATACAAGTCATACACGCCCTTTCTATGCAGCAAAATTCTCCGAACTGTATTTTATTGCAGCAGAAGCGGCTGTAAAAGGAGCGTCCGGCGCAGTGTCTGCCAGAGATTTAATTAATGTGATCCGTGCAAGAGCAGGAAAATGGCGTTGGGATAATAACGGAAATGTGACAAAAATACAGGATAACAGTGCTGCTATGATCGCAGCGACACCATCAACTATAACGATTGATTACATCTTGGCAGAAAGATCCAGAGAATATTTTGGCGAAGGCTACAGATGGTATGATTTGGTAAGAACCCAGACCTGGGCAGATAAGGCTGCATCATACTCCATTGGGGGAGCAAATTATGGAAATCATGCGCCACAAACAGTTACCAGGACAATACAACCTTTCCACTATCTGAGACCTATCCCTCAGGGACAGCTGGATGCTATGGAAGTATCTGCAGATATTAAGGCAAAATATCAGAATCCCGGATACTAATTTAAATTTTATTCTACATTCATATCAGTAACAGAGTAGGTGTGAAAGCACCTGCTTTGTTTAACTGGGTTAAATTTTAAAAATTATGGAAAAAACCTGGCGTTGGTTTGGCAAAAAAGACAAAATAAAACTCAACACGCTCCGTCAGATCGGAGTAGAAGGA
Protein-coding sequences here:
- a CDS encoding SusC/RagA family TonB-linked outer membrane protein, which produces MNRFYFNKSNRAALFFAMTLLPSGIAYSQVKKDTVAKENKIEEVVVIGYGTQKKEAVTGSVASLSGSAIKEVPSANITEAIQGRLPGVDIGRTSTKPGAVQQIRIRGERSLTGSNDPLIVLDGIPFVGSLGDISPSDIKTLDVLKDASATAIYGSRGANGVIIITTNRGGKGQRARFSYNAYTGFQTLFSKYPIMDGPKLAKLRADANLFTNGPDENNGTNTDWQDQYYGVGLMMNHDVAVTGGTEKGGYNFGVAYFQQNGVVPLQKYKRLSIRGALDQEINSWLKVGFSTNSNFSVNDFNGVSGAPVLGYSPLVSPYLADGSPRLRTTFANVDQTALQTRSILEGLGDAYADRTNAFSSYNNLYGEIKIPGVEGLKYRLNVGLTYRNSNSGYYLGTGALNYQPATLSSASIGNSLTTQWVLENLVTYDRSFGKHKINATALYSAEQTRFNSSSIAARDVPIDAFQYFNLGHAQGEITIDPNNQGYWRRGLMSFMGRAMYQYDNRYMLTATVRSDGASVLAKGHQWHTYPAISVGWNVANESFLRNSKYINMLKLRAGYGQTSNQAVAPYTTFGSLSTTPYNFGSTNVIGSYVNTAPNASLGWEFSKTWNYGVDFSIFNKRITGTVEYYVTNTEKLLLSKGLPQSSGLGSVTENVGASQNKGLEISLNAVVIDNPDGFSWEVGGNLSANRNKITALASGMDRNVNNLWFVGYNINALYDYQYVGLWQQGDPYLNILEPQVGAAPGMIKVLYTGEYNADGTPKRAINEADRQIINTNPDFIGGFNTRLAYKNIDLSIVGAFQKGGVLISSIYGSAGYLNRLTGRGNNVDVDYWTEENPDVRYPKPGGLLSGDNPKYASTLALFDASFVKIRTITLGYNFNKNALESLGVSNLRLYVTVQNPFVFGSPYYRHSGMDPEPNSRGNENQAVNSYKANQLIIGTNNPSTRNYMMGLNLTF
- a CDS encoding RagB/SusD family nutrient uptake outer membrane protein; translation: MINLNKKFIAALFLASVAFTTTGCNEILDEQPRGIYTPEDFTTERGISQGVTSLYRQLRLLYGNGYWLNANMTGTDEATWGQSADGNFKDLDMTGGAGSINSNTFPTSMVWGSVFPSINTANGIIQNGSGAGIAESLISEARFFRSFYYFLLVQTYGGVPLDLGSGELAFNINPKTTSVRNTVTEVYTKAIFPDLIKAVENLPASPRVKGGVTKNVARLYLAKAYLTYGWWLQNPKSIPTYPDTPRTDPDGHNAQWYFQQAYDVALAAINNPGPYALQPTYYDVNLGSNDRNSECMLYADHTETSAYFNEGVIQASYGDGWSPNNFASWMMTWNYTNLKSSTSPTTWTPASSVQRAAFQPLGRPWVRMAPTIEVIKNTFSDKTNDSRYDGTFTTVYRGNWDKEGTGLTNVGTLYNANNLPIQPNAPVLTFLNDDSETPTYPTNAGQSGIGAGTLPGRADWVVAPNGISRIVYPGIWKIGPYRTDNGNGLGYPNTSHTRPFYAAKFSELYFIAAEAAVKGASGAVSARDLINVIRARAGKWRWDNNGNVTKIQDNSAAMIAATPSTITIDYILAERSREYFGEGYRWYDLVRTQTWADKAASYSIGGANYGNHAPQTVTRTIQPFHYLRPIPQGQLDAMEVSADIKAKYQNPGY